A region from the Candidatus Hydrogenedentota bacterium genome encodes:
- a CDS encoding glycoside hydrolase — translation MKRWKTSCVVLCVLNASAMAQSVVFQETFDGADLKQGQSVKQPPLSWTLLSPNDPAKNLVGDLLIGKGPSGLTGNCLEGSTAAAPDAENSFQKTFAPLVCGKAVLTFKALAAGETSAGSSVGMSAMQAKYSNRGGGWISTPTGWTFWTGHVDSSTYPLGDQKFGPYEILQDAMSGAHDVPVNFTMTVDLDRSKAWGEARWLDAQGKEQSFKSRELDWDTAAGDISSVIVTIDKRSGHTGILVDDIEVSGQPASLHASPFEKTEHLVRHMDGDAEASSAPAELHWISREWGGENAQIPYLAYAPEKNRVLMLVACGSPIHSAIIESENGGATWSERRWLSVDDAGQPNATALGLTQIGSETLLAYPESLGTFWISTDYGRTWSKRESQAPAGERYAWDPLLVLDATRLAQAWWKPTGIPWGSAEAPYSQAYIRFSNDAGLTWSEDSKVPQWLGVNEVCMIRASNGNWIAACRTDSPKRFAHWAFDHYSGLGVSISSDEGKTWSYLNVLYEWGRHHPSMVLLPDGRILMTYAVRLGYPNTPDGFEQFGVEAVISNDNGQTWDLAHRYILAKWTGNIKGENAWFCSVQSSSTVMLEDGTLLTAFGTGFRNKPGDSTCVMSVALVRWRL, via the coding sequence ATGAAGCGGTGGAAAACGTCGTGCGTCGTGCTATGCGTATTGAATGCGAGCGCAATGGCCCAATCGGTGGTCTTTCAGGAGACATTTGACGGAGCGGATCTCAAGCAGGGTCAATCAGTCAAACAGCCGCCATTGAGCTGGACCCTTTTGAGTCCGAACGACCCCGCAAAGAACCTCGTCGGTGATCTGCTGATCGGAAAAGGGCCCTCGGGTTTGACGGGGAATTGTTTAGAAGGTTCGACCGCCGCCGCGCCGGATGCGGAGAATTCGTTCCAGAAGACGTTCGCGCCGCTGGTCTGCGGGAAGGCCGTACTAACGTTCAAGGCACTTGCTGCGGGGGAAACGTCTGCGGGGTCTTCTGTAGGGATGAGCGCGATGCAGGCGAAGTACAGCAACCGTGGCGGTGGTTGGATTAGCACGCCAACGGGATGGACCTTCTGGACCGGTCACGTGGACTCCAGCACGTATCCCCTGGGCGATCAGAAGTTCGGTCCGTACGAGATCCTCCAAGATGCAATGAGCGGCGCACACGATGTCCCGGTGAATTTCACGATGACTGTCGACCTTGATCGAAGCAAAGCGTGGGGCGAGGCGCGATGGTTGGATGCGCAAGGGAAAGAGCAGTCTTTTAAATCGCGGGAACTCGATTGGGATACCGCCGCCGGCGACATCTCCAGCGTGATCGTCACTATCGACAAGCGCAGCGGGCACACGGGCATTCTCGTTGACGATATCGAAGTGAGCGGACAACCGGCTTCTCTTCACGCGAGTCCTTTCGAGAAAACGGAGCATCTTGTTCGACACATGGATGGCGACGCGGAGGCTTCGTCCGCTCCGGCCGAATTGCACTGGATCAGCCGGGAATGGGGAGGCGAAAACGCACAGATTCCTTATCTCGCGTACGCACCTGAGAAGAACCGCGTACTGATGTTGGTGGCCTGTGGCTCTCCAATCCACTCGGCGATCATCGAGAGCGAGAACGGCGGCGCAACGTGGAGCGAGCGCCGTTGGCTGAGCGTGGATGACGCGGGTCAACCGAATGCCACAGCATTGGGACTAACCCAGATCGGCTCCGAAACACTATTGGCATATCCCGAGTCCCTCGGCACGTTCTGGATCAGCACTGACTATGGGAGAACATGGAGCAAGCGTGAGTCGCAAGCGCCGGCCGGGGAACGTTACGCCTGGGACCCATTGCTTGTGCTGGACGCGACTCGCCTCGCACAGGCGTGGTGGAAGCCGACGGGAATCCCTTGGGGGTCGGCGGAAGCGCCGTATTCGCAGGCGTATATCCGCTTCAGTAACGACGCGGGCCTCACGTGGAGCGAAGACTCCAAAGTACCGCAGTGGCTAGGTGTCAACGAGGTTTGCATGATTCGCGCGTCGAATGGCAACTGGATTGCCGCGTGCAGGACGGATAGTCCGAAGCGGTTTGCCCACTGGGCTTTCGATCACTACTCGGGCTTGGGCGTAAGCATCTCCAGCGATGAGGGAAAGACGTGGTCCTACCTGAATGTGCTGTACGAATGGGGCCGCCATCATCCGAGCATGGTGCTCTTGCCCGATGGACGGATCCTGATGACCTACGCGGTGAGACTCGGCTATCCCAACACGCCAGACGGTTTCGAGCAATTTGGCGTGGAAGCGGTGATCAGCAATGACAACGGCCAGACTTGGGATTTGGCACACCGCTATATCCTTGCGAAGTGGACGGGCAATATCAAAGGTGAGAACGCGTGGTTTTGCAGCGTTCAGTCGTCGTCGACCGTGATGCTTGAGGATGGCACATTGCTGACGGCGTTTGGCACGGGGTTCCGGAACAAACCCGGAGACTCCACGTGCGTTATGAGTGTCGCTTTGGTCCGGTGGCGCTTGTAG
- a CDS encoding DEAD/DEAH box helicase — MNVAQIIDRLKADTSFRHNLTAWRTVPAKPPQYAGFPDALDPRLVTALKNRGIENLYTHQRESVDAVLAGGHVCVVTPTASGKTLCYNLPVLNTLLSNSDARALYLFPTKALSQDQVHELQTLIEGLKVQIGTYTFDGDTPASARKAIRNAGHIVVTNPDMLHTGILPHHTIWMKLFENLQYVVIDELHHYRGVFGSHLSNVLRRLKRICEFYGSNPRFICCSATINNPKEMAERIIERPVRLIDNNGAPTGERHFLFYNPPVVNTQLGIRQSSIKEAARIATQVLSRNIQTIVFARSRLRVEILTTYLKDAVRRLGKDHNLVRGYRGGYLPTERRTIERGLRDGEIMAVVSTNALELGIDIGSLDVCVMVGYSGSIASTWQQAGRAGRRSGVSLVILVASSAPLDQYIINHPEYFFEQSPENATVDPNNLIIVTSHLKCAAFEIPFKDNEAFGLDPASTQEILQYLADQRILRHVRDKWHWSADTYPAEDISLRTAAPGNVVILDTSQNGRVIGEVDLFSAPVEVYQNAIYIHQSAQYTIERLDLEDRKAYARPVDVDYYTDAQIKVDMKVLDRFREEPEGEAVKFCGEVSVTWLPSIYKKIKFGTHENVGWGEISLPESTMHTSSYWIEFDAELAKRLDLKETELSEALHGLANTLRQVAPVQILCDPTDIRAFAMLRAPFSDKPTVYLYETYPGGVGISEKIFTHHRRLLEAAISLISGCSCKEGCPSCVGPKIETGKHAKPGALRLAKLALNQ, encoded by the coding sequence ATGAACGTCGCGCAAATCATTGACCGCCTTAAGGCCGACACGTCATTCCGGCACAATCTGACCGCATGGCGCACTGTCCCCGCGAAGCCGCCGCAGTATGCAGGCTTCCCGGATGCGCTCGATCCCAGACTCGTAACCGCCCTGAAGAACAGGGGAATCGAAAACCTTTACACGCACCAACGCGAATCGGTTGATGCCGTCCTGGCGGGTGGTCACGTCTGTGTCGTCACGCCCACGGCCTCCGGCAAAACGCTCTGCTACAACTTGCCGGTCCTGAATACGCTCCTCTCAAATTCCGATGCGCGCGCCCTCTACCTCTTTCCCACGAAGGCGCTCTCGCAGGATCAGGTGCACGAACTGCAAACGCTGATTGAAGGCCTCAAGGTGCAGATCGGCACCTACACCTTCGACGGTGACACCCCGGCGTCGGCGCGCAAAGCCATTCGGAATGCCGGGCACATCGTAGTCACCAATCCCGACATGCTCCACACCGGCATTCTTCCCCATCACACCATTTGGATGAAATTGTTCGAAAATCTTCAATACGTGGTGATTGACGAATTGCATCATTACCGCGGAGTCTTCGGGAGCCACCTCTCAAATGTACTGCGGAGGCTCAAGCGCATTTGCGAATTCTACGGTTCTAACCCGCGATTCATCTGTTGTAGCGCCACCATCAACAATCCCAAAGAGATGGCTGAACGTATTATCGAGAGACCCGTGCGCCTCATCGACAACAATGGCGCTCCAACAGGCGAACGCCATTTTCTCTTCTACAACCCGCCGGTGGTGAACACGCAATTAGGCATTCGCCAATCTTCAATCAAGGAAGCCGCGCGAATCGCCACGCAGGTCCTCTCCAGAAACATCCAGACCATCGTGTTTGCGCGCAGCCGGCTACGCGTGGAAATCCTGACCACCTACTTGAAGGACGCTGTCCGCCGATTGGGCAAGGACCACAATCTCGTGCGCGGGTATCGCGGAGGTTATCTGCCCACGGAACGCCGAACCATCGAACGTGGACTCCGCGACGGCGAAATCATGGCTGTCGTCAGCACGAACGCGCTCGAATTGGGAATCGACATCGGCTCGCTCGACGTCTGCGTCATGGTTGGATACTCCGGGAGTATCGCCAGCACGTGGCAGCAAGCAGGGCGCGCAGGACGCCGCTCCGGAGTTTCACTCGTCATCCTCGTCGCGTCGAGCGCCCCGCTCGATCAGTACATCATCAATCACCCCGAGTACTTCTTTGAGCAGTCTCCGGAAAACGCGACGGTCGATCCCAACAACCTCATTATCGTGACGAGCCATTTGAAATGCGCCGCGTTTGAGATTCCCTTCAAAGATAACGAGGCGTTTGGGCTTGACCCCGCTTCAACCCAGGAAATCCTGCAGTACCTCGCGGACCAGCGAATCCTGCGTCATGTGCGCGACAAGTGGCACTGGAGCGCGGATACCTATCCCGCCGAAGACATCAGCCTGCGCACGGCTGCGCCGGGTAATGTCGTGATTCTCGACACATCGCAGAATGGGCGCGTGATCGGCGAGGTGGATCTGTTTTCCGCGCCCGTTGAGGTATATCAAAACGCCATCTACATCCACCAAAGCGCGCAATACACCATCGAGCGGCTGGATCTCGAAGATCGCAAAGCGTACGCGCGGCCCGTCGATGTCGATTACTACACCGACGCGCAAATCAAAGTCGACATGAAAGTCCTGGATCGCTTCCGCGAAGAACCGGAAGGCGAAGCCGTCAAATTCTGCGGCGAAGTCAGCGTGACCTGGCTGCCGAGCATCTACAAGAAGATCAAGTTCGGCACGCACGAAAACGTCGGCTGGGGTGAGATCAGTCTTCCCGAGTCGACGATGCATACGTCGTCGTATTGGATCGAGTTCGACGCCGAATTGGCAAAGCGCCTCGACCTGAAAGAGACCGAACTTTCGGAAGCGCTACACGGACTGGCAAACACGCTCCGACAGGTTGCCCCCGTACAGATTCTGTGCGACCCCACGGATATTCGCGCATTTGCCATGCTGCGGGCCCCATTCTCCGACAAGCCCACGGTCTATCTCTACGAAACCTATCCCGGCGGTGTGGGAATAAGCGAGAAGATCTTCACGCATCACCGTCGGCTGCTCGAAGCGGCGATTTCGTTGATCAGCGGCTGCTCCTGCAAAGAGGGCTGTCCGAGCTGCGTGGGCCCCAAAATAGAGACCGGCAAGCACGCGAAGCCCGGCGCGCTACGTTTGGCAAAACTCGCACTCAACCAATAG
- a CDS encoding FHA domain-containing protein, with product MAQFELVLLKGESSISSFPVGADGLIIGRASECDVVLPDSMVSRRHARVYVDGDMLKVEDLGARNGIIVNGERVSRLRIEEGDELTVGTHTFQVSRLTKPKALSDTGALITFEKAGDMYQKMVRVPGGELPILYKAAQLLGTVFDLDDLLRNILQLIFEAIPAKRGYILTMDNETAEPVIRASLPEESKRSNPTLSKTLIDHAVTLKNAVLTLNAQEDYSASDSVVEYGIQSAMCVPLCGREAVVGAVYIDSGESDVIFRNDHLKLLTAIGRVAGVAVENARLHQDAIERERLVAIGKATAGLGHSIKNILVGIKGGAEFIDLAIETGEWKYLQKGWPLICRSAARIEDVVLNLLAFSRDREPERVPTDLNKVVGEVIEGTWSLAERSKVKVDFKQGEMTPLQLDSHGIYLALLNLITNAIEACEENGGTVTVKTLIDDRGRAVVEIKDNGVGIAYDAFPRIFEAFYSTKGSRGTGLGLACCKKIIQEHGGTVSFDSRPGKGARFMVTLPIQTQVG from the coding sequence ATGGCTCAGTTTGAATTGGTTCTGCTTAAGGGCGAGTCGAGTATCAGTTCCTTTCCAGTCGGCGCAGATGGACTCATAATTGGCCGAGCCTCCGAATGTGACGTGGTCCTGCCTGATTCGATGGTTTCGCGCCGCCATGCGCGGGTCTACGTCGATGGGGATATGCTGAAGGTCGAGGACCTTGGCGCCCGAAACGGGATCATAGTCAACGGAGAGCGCGTCTCTCGCCTTCGAATCGAGGAAGGTGACGAGTTGACGGTGGGCACGCATACTTTCCAGGTCTCGCGTCTCACCAAACCCAAAGCTCTCTCGGATACGGGGGCCTTGATCACCTTCGAGAAGGCCGGTGACATGTACCAGAAGATGGTGCGTGTGCCAGGCGGCGAATTGCCGATTCTCTACAAAGCCGCGCAGCTGCTGGGGACGGTGTTCGATCTCGACGATCTTCTCCGGAACATCTTGCAGCTTATCTTTGAGGCAATTCCCGCCAAGCGAGGCTACATCCTCACGATGGACAATGAGACGGCCGAGCCGGTGATTCGCGCCAGCCTGCCGGAAGAATCCAAGCGATCCAACCCGACGCTGAGCAAGACGCTGATTGACCACGCCGTTACGTTGAAGAACGCAGTACTTACCCTCAACGCACAGGAAGACTATTCCGCATCCGACAGTGTTGTTGAGTACGGTATACAATCTGCCATGTGCGTGCCGCTGTGTGGAAGGGAAGCGGTGGTGGGTGCAGTCTACATCGATTCGGGCGAGTCGGATGTCATCTTCCGAAACGACCACCTTAAGCTGTTGACGGCGATTGGCCGCGTTGCCGGTGTGGCCGTTGAGAACGCACGCTTGCACCAAGACGCGATTGAGCGCGAACGGCTCGTTGCTATCGGCAAAGCCACGGCGGGTTTGGGCCATAGCATCAAGAACATTCTTGTCGGCATTAAAGGCGGAGCCGAGTTCATTGACTTGGCGATTGAGACGGGGGAGTGGAAGTATCTGCAAAAGGGATGGCCGCTCATTTGCCGTTCAGCGGCGCGCATCGAAGATGTTGTCCTCAATCTTTTGGCGTTCTCGCGCGATCGTGAGCCGGAACGCGTTCCAACGGATTTGAATAAAGTGGTAGGCGAGGTAATCGAAGGTACCTGGTCGTTGGCGGAACGCTCCAAAGTGAAGGTGGATTTCAAGCAAGGCGAGATGACTCCGCTGCAATTAGACAGCCACGGAATTTATCTGGCACTGCTTAATCTCATTACAAACGCGATTGAGGCGTGCGAGGAGAACGGCGGCACAGTCACCGTTAAGACCTTGATCGACGACCGAGGCCGAGCGGTTGTCGAAATCAAGGACAATGGCGTCGGCATCGCCTACGACGCCTTCCCGCGCATCTTCGAAGCCTTCTACAGTACTAAGGGAAGCCGGGGAACGGGTCTGGGATTGGCGTGCTGCAAGAAGATCATCCAGGAGCACGGAGGCACCGTCTCCTTTGACAGCAGGCCCGGCAAAGGCGCCAGGTTCATGGTAACGTTGCCCATCCAGACGCAAGTTGGATAA
- a CDS encoding CCA tRNA nucleotidyltransferase produces MDSIREGAVAICDTLVRAGYRALFAGGCVRDMLLGVSPKDYDIATNARPEEVAGLFARTVPVGAAFGVQLVVLPQAQYEVTTFRKDGPYLDGRHPSCVTFSDEKEDALRRDFTVNALFYDPLSEKLIDYVGGQDDLSSRVIRTVGNPRERFSEDYLRLMRGIRFAARLGYSIEPDTFQAIREMAAQIRHTSAERVRDELIKILTEGGARRAFELMDDTGLLEHVLPEVSRMKGVRQPEEFHPEGDVYIHTMILLDLLKNPTPTLALGALLHDVGKPETFTEEDRIRFNYHDKVGATMAEAICRRLRMSNHETERVSWLVEQHMRLAHTPGMRESKRKRFVREDGFQELIELGKLDCLASHGDLSTIAWIEEYCNNLKPEECRPAPLITGHDLIALGYEPGPDFKAILSSVEDAQLEGTIHSPDEARAFVLRSWPQSAAN; encoded by the coding sequence ATGGATAGCATCCGTGAGGGCGCGGTCGCCATTTGCGACACCCTTGTCCGCGCAGGGTACCGGGCCTTGTTTGCCGGCGGCTGCGTCCGCGACATGCTCCTCGGAGTCTCTCCCAAGGATTACGACATTGCAACAAACGCACGCCCGGAGGAAGTCGCAGGACTCTTCGCTCGCACTGTCCCGGTTGGGGCGGCCTTTGGCGTTCAGCTCGTCGTGCTGCCTCAGGCGCAATATGAAGTGACCACGTTTCGCAAGGACGGGCCCTATCTCGATGGAAGGCACCCTTCATGCGTGACATTCTCGGACGAGAAAGAAGACGCGCTCAGGCGCGACTTCACCGTCAATGCCCTGTTCTATGACCCTCTGAGCGAGAAACTGATTGACTACGTCGGCGGACAGGACGACCTATCGTCGCGCGTTATCCGTACCGTGGGCAATCCAAGAGAGCGCTTCTCCGAAGACTATCTGCGCCTGATGCGGGGAATACGATTTGCGGCACGATTGGGTTATTCGATTGAGCCTGACACGTTTCAGGCAATTCGAGAGATGGCCGCACAGATCCGCCACACCAGCGCCGAGCGCGTTCGAGACGAACTTATCAAGATTCTCACCGAAGGCGGAGCGCGGCGCGCTTTCGAACTTATGGACGATACCGGACTTCTAGAGCATGTGCTGCCGGAAGTGTCGCGAATGAAGGGCGTTCGACAGCCCGAGGAATTCCATCCCGAAGGCGACGTGTATATCCACACCATGATCCTTCTCGATTTGCTCAAGAATCCCACGCCCACACTCGCACTGGGCGCCCTGCTCCACGATGTGGGCAAGCCGGAGACGTTCACGGAAGAGGACCGGATACGTTTCAATTACCACGACAAAGTAGGCGCAACCATGGCGGAGGCCATCTGCAGAAGGCTGCGCATGTCCAACCATGAAACCGAGCGCGTATCCTGGCTGGTTGAACAACACATGCGATTGGCGCACACGCCGGGCATGCGCGAAAGCAAACGCAAGCGCTTCGTACGCGAGGATGGCTTTCAAGAGCTTATCGAACTCGGGAAGTTGGATTGCCTGGCAAGCCACGGCGACCTGAGCACTATCGCGTGGATTGAAGAGTACTGCAATAACCTAAAGCCCGAGGAGTGCCGTCCTGCGCCGCTGATTACGGGCCACGACCTGATAGCTCTTGGGTACGAGCCGGGTCCGGACTTTAAGGCGATACTCAGTTCTGTGGAAGATGCCCAGCTTGAAGGGACAATCCACTCACCGGACGAAGCCCGCGCTTTCGTGCTCCGTTCCTGGCCCCAATCGGCCGCCAACTAG